AACGTAAAGTGAGAAAGAGATTGCGATGTTGCTTGCGAGGCTTGATGAAGTGGCGACCCCAGATGATGACCATAAGTAGACCGAAGGCGACTAGGGTGACTATCCGTTGATTGGCACCTAGACCTAGACCTACCGCAATGGTAAAGAAGAGATAGGCCAATTCTTCGGGCTCTTTGATGGCAGCTCGGAATCGTACGATGGAGAGCGCACCTACCAATCCCAATGAGAGGGCGAGAGAAGACTTCACGATGGTGATGATGACCATGGTTGTGAAGGTGATCAGCAAGAAATTATTGGCAAAGAGCTTACGATTGGATAGACTCTTGGCACAACGCGCATAGGTGAACTCCAGAATGATGGAGAGAATGACCACGATGAGCGTGTTCCACAGCAGATCGCTGACTTCGATCTTGGAGTTCTCAGTGATGAGGAATTTTTGGAAGAGTTCCCAGTTGTTACCCATGTCCGTTCAATTGAGCTGCGAATTTAACATATGGTGCATCTACCCATCAGTAGAAGCGTTCGGCTACCTTTTTCTCTTTCCCGAGCACTAGTTTCTTCTCGAGTTTCACTGAAGAGCCTTCTTCAATGAGAAAGGGAGTGTCGATCCGCTTCCAACTCAGACCTTGCGCATCGATATGGGCTGGGCCGTACTCGGGTTTCTTTTGGAATACCACCATGCCATAGTTGCATGATTCCAAGGTGCAATCGGATGTCATCAGCACTGAATTGTCTTTGGAAGCGATACCGATATTAGCGTCCTGTATCACACAATCCCTGACAGTCAGTTGACTGTCTTCTCCGCCACTCACTCCTTTATCTCCCACCTGACTCATCTCACAGGAGCG
This genomic stretch from Flavobacteriales bacterium harbors:
- a CDS encoding DUF4956 domain-containing protein, producing the protein MGNNWELFQKFLITENSKIEVSDLLWNTLIVVILSIILEFTYARCAKSLSNRKLFANNFLLITFTTMVIITIVKSSLALSLGLVGALSIVRFRAAIKEPEELAYLFFTIAVGLGLGANQRIVTLVAFGLLMVIIWGRHFIKPRKQHRNLFLTLRSDSKSLELESIGSLIKEHFPSHALKRLDDDNRSTEASYHVDVKKPEQILGFKNSLHQTHPEVKVGFIDIEN